Proteins co-encoded in one Thermochromatium tepidum ATCC 43061 genomic window:
- a CDS encoding propionyl-CoA synthetase yields the protein MGERYMGYQTLYDRSLRDPAGFWAEAAELIDWDRPWDRVLDDSNPPFYRWFKGARLNTCYNAIDRHVRAGRGDQPALIHDSPVTGTKAVITYAELQDQVARFAGALRSLGVAKGDRVILYMPMVPEAVIAMLGCARIGAIHSVVFGGFSARELATRIDDAKPRVMVAGSCGIEPNRIVPYKPLLDSAIDQAAHKPEHCVILQRPQEPGVLIEGRDLNWSQAMAEAEPADCVSVEATDPLYILYTSGTTGQPKGVVRDHGGHAVAMVWSLRHVYGMAPGEVFWAASDVGWVVGHSYIVYAPLLLGCTTVVYEGKPVGTPDAGAFWRVIQEHQVAVLFTAPTAFRAIKREDPRAELLKRYDLGRFRALFLAGERCDPDTLEWAQRILGVPVIDHWWQTETGWAIAANCLGIEPLPVKPGSPTRAVPGYDVRVLDDAGEPVKPGDIGRLMLKLPLPPGCLTTLWGNDARFVQSYLSTQPGYYLTGDAGYMDEDGYIFVMSRIDDIINVAGHRLSTGGIEAVLASHPDVAECAVIGAADQLKGELPLGLVVLKSGVKRDPQTLIQELVDLVRDQIGPVAAFKTVVIVERLPKTRSGKILRGTMKAIADGKDYKLPATIDDPAILGEIQQALEAIGYAKPR from the coding sequence ATTGGAGAACGATACATGGGCTATCAAACCCTCTATGACCGTTCGCTGCGGGACCCAGCCGGTTTTTGGGCCGAGGCCGCCGAGCTGATCGACTGGGATCGACCCTGGGACAGGGTGCTGGACGATTCCAATCCACCCTTCTACCGCTGGTTCAAGGGTGCCCGGCTCAACACCTGCTACAACGCCATCGATCGCCATGTACGGGCTGGGCGCGGCGATCAGCCGGCGCTCATCCACGACAGCCCGGTCACTGGCACCAAGGCCGTCATCACCTATGCTGAGCTTCAAGATCAGGTCGCCCGCTTCGCCGGGGCGCTGCGGTCGCTCGGCGTGGCTAAGGGCGATCGGGTCATCCTCTATATGCCGATGGTGCCCGAGGCGGTCATCGCCATGCTCGGCTGTGCCCGTATCGGCGCCATCCATTCAGTGGTCTTCGGGGGGTTTTCGGCGCGCGAGCTGGCCACCCGTATCGACGACGCCAAGCCCAGGGTCATGGTCGCCGGTTCCTGCGGCATCGAGCCCAACCGTATCGTCCCTTACAAGCCACTGTTGGACTCGGCCATCGATCAGGCCGCACACAAGCCCGAACACTGCGTCATCCTGCAACGTCCGCAGGAACCGGGCGTACTGATCGAGGGGCGCGACCTGAACTGGTCGCAGGCCATGGCCGAGGCCGAGCCCGCCGACTGCGTCTCGGTCGAGGCCACGGATCCGCTCTATATCCTCTATACCTCGGGCACCACGGGTCAGCCCAAGGGCGTGGTGCGCGACCACGGCGGCCATGCGGTGGCGATGGTCTGGAGCCTGCGCCATGTCTATGGCATGGCGCCGGGCGAGGTGTTCTGGGCCGCCTCGGACGTCGGCTGGGTGGTGGGGCATTCCTACATTGTCTATGCGCCCCTGCTGCTGGGGTGCACCACAGTCGTCTACGAGGGCAAACCGGTCGGCACACCCGATGCCGGCGCCTTCTGGCGCGTGATCCAGGAGCATCAGGTCGCGGTGCTCTTCACCGCACCCACCGCCTTCCGCGCCATCAAACGCGAGGATCCTCGGGCCGAGCTGCTCAAGCGCTATGACCTCGGGCGCTTCCGCGCCCTCTTTCTCGCCGGCGAGCGCTGTGATCCGGATACGCTCGAATGGGCGCAGCGCATCCTCGGCGTGCCCGTGATCGACCACTGGTGGCAGACCGAGACCGGCTGGGCGATCGCCGCCAACTGTCTGGGCATCGAACCTCTGCCGGTCAAGCCCGGTTCACCGACCCGCGCCGTGCCTGGCTATGACGTGCGGGTGCTCGACGACGCGGGTGAGCCGGTCAAGCCCGGCGACATCGGGCGCCTCATGCTCAAACTCCCCCTGCCGCCTGGCTGCCTGACCACACTCTGGGGCAATGACGCGCGCTTCGTGCAGTCCTATCTCTCGACCCAGCCCGGCTACTATCTGACCGGGGACGCCGGCTATATGGACGAGGATGGCTACATCTTCGTCATGAGTCGGATCGACGACATCATCAATGTTGCCGGACACCGGCTCTCGACGGGCGGCATCGAGGCGGTTCTGGCCTCGCATCCAGATGTGGCCGAGTGCGCCGTCATCGGGGCGGCGGATCAGCTCAAGGGCGAGCTGCCGCTGGGTCTGGTGGTGCTTAAGTCAGGCGTCAAGCGCGACCCGCAGACATTGATCCAGGAATTGGTCGATCTGGTGCGCGATCAGATCGGCCCGGTGGCGGCCTTCAAGACGGTGGTCATTGTCGAGCGTCTGCCCAAGACCCGCTCGGGCAAGATCCTGCGCGGGACCATGAAGGCCATCGCCGACGGCAAGGACTACAAGCTGCCGGCGACCATCGACGATCCGGCCATCCTCGGCGAGATCCAGCAGGCGCTGGAGGCCATCGGATACGCCAAGCCTCGATAG
- the hemL gene encoding glutamate-1-semialdehyde 2,1-aminomutase, producing the protein MSRSHDLFAAAQRHIPGGVNSPVRAFRGVGGDPVFFERASGPYVFDVDGKRYIDYVGSWGPMILGHAHPEVLAAVRERLDKGLSFGAPTELETQMADKVCELVPSMDLVRMVSSGTEATMSALRLARGYTGRDKIVKFEGCYHGHADSLLVKAGSGALTLGEPSSPGVPAALAELTITLSYNDLDQVRDTFAEIGSEIACIIVEPVAGNMNCIPPLPGFLEGLREVCDQYGAVLIFDEVMTGFRVALGGAQAHYGIRPDLTALGKIIGGGMPVGAFGGKREIMSRLAPLGPVYQAGTLSGNPIAMAAGLKTLELISVPGFYDQLSTKVTTLMTGLRERAAAAGIPLTTNQAGGMFGIFFTDRQVTNYAQATACNQEQFRAFFHGMLERGVYLAPSAFEAGFVSITHTDEVLQATLEAAAATFAAMAAV; encoded by the coding sequence ATGAGCCGATCCCACGACCTCTTCGCCGCCGCGCAGCGTCACATCCCCGGCGGTGTCAACTCGCCGGTACGGGCGTTCCGCGGAGTGGGCGGCGACCCCGTGTTCTTCGAGCGCGCCTCGGGGCCTTATGTCTTTGATGTCGATGGCAAGCGCTATATCGACTATGTGGGCTCCTGGGGGCCGATGATCCTGGGCCACGCCCATCCCGAGGTGCTGGCCGCGGTGCGCGAACGGCTCGACAAGGGGTTGTCGTTCGGCGCCCCGACCGAGCTCGAGACCCAGATGGCCGACAAGGTGTGCGAGCTGGTACCGAGCATGGACCTGGTGCGTATGGTCAGCTCGGGCACCGAGGCCACCATGAGTGCCCTGCGTCTGGCGCGCGGCTATACCGGGCGCGACAAGATCGTCAAGTTCGAGGGCTGCTATCACGGTCATGCCGACTCGTTGCTGGTCAAGGCCGGCTCGGGCGCCTTGACTCTGGGCGAACCTAGCTCGCCCGGCGTCCCCGCCGCGCTGGCCGAACTGACCATCACCCTGAGCTACAACGACCTCGACCAGGTCCGTGACACCTTCGCTGAGATCGGCTCCGAGATCGCCTGTATCATCGTCGAGCCGGTCGCCGGCAACATGAACTGCATCCCGCCGCTGCCTGGCTTCCTGGAAGGGCTGCGCGAGGTCTGCGATCAGTACGGGGCGGTGCTGATCTTCGACGAGGTCATGACCGGCTTCCGCGTCGCGCTTGGCGGCGCCCAGGCGCATTACGGCATCAGGCCCGACCTGACCGCGCTCGGTAAGATCATCGGCGGTGGAATGCCGGTCGGCGCCTTCGGCGGCAAGCGCGAGATCATGTCTAGGCTCGCCCCGCTCGGCCCGGTCTATCAGGCTGGCACCCTCTCGGGCAACCCGATCGCCATGGCCGCCGGGCTCAAGACCCTAGAGCTGATCTCGGTACCTGGTTTCTACGATCAGCTCTCGACCAAGGTCACGACCCTGATGACCGGACTCAGGGAGCGGGCCGCTGCCGCCGGCATCCCGCTGACCACCAACCAGGCCGGCGGCATGTTCGGGATCTTCTTCACCGATCGGCAGGTGACGAACTACGCCCAGGCCACTGCCTGCAATCAGGAGCAGTTCAGGGCCTTCTTCCACGGCATGCTGGAGCGCGGCGTCTATCTGGCGCCCTCGGCCTTCGAGGCGGGCTTCGTCTCCATCACGCACACCGATGAGGTCCTCCAGGCGACGCTCGAGGCCGCAGCCGCAACCTTTGCGGCCATGGCCGCGGTCTGA
- the thiE gene encoding thiamine phosphate synthase: protein MTKTQLRGLYAITPDAPLPLATLVDQVGAAIAGGARLIQYRDKTHPPDERHRYATALLACCRAAGVPLIINDDLELAAVLGADGVHLGRDDPDPRLARKRLGESAIIGVSCYDQLALAEAAQAAGASYVAFGSFFPSPTKPNAVRPAPDLLTAARGRVALPLVAIGGITPHNGRSLITAGADMLAVVTGVFAQPDITAAACAYTNLFSEGDPLR from the coding sequence ATGACCAAGACCCAGCTCCGGGGGCTCTATGCCATCACACCCGATGCACCGCTGCCTCTCGCGACACTCGTCGATCAGGTCGGTGCGGCCATCGCTGGAGGCGCACGGCTGATCCAGTATCGCGACAAGACCCACCCGCCGGACGAGCGCCACCGGTACGCCACCGCCCTGCTCGCCTGCTGCCGCGCGGCCGGCGTGCCGCTCATCATCAACGACGACCTCGAGCTGGCGGCCGTGCTGGGCGCGGATGGGGTGCACCTGGGTCGCGACGACCCGGACCCGCGCCTTGCGCGCAAACGGCTCGGCGAGAGCGCCATCATCGGCGTCTCCTGCTATGACCAGCTCGCGCTGGCCGAGGCAGCACAGGCCGCGGGCGCGAGTTACGTGGCCTTCGGCAGCTTTTTCCCCTCGCCAACCAAGCCCAATGCCGTGCGACCTGCGCCTGACCTGCTGACCGCGGCCCGAGGCCGGGTCGCCTTGCCCTTGGTTGCGATCGGCGGCATCACGCCACACAATGGCAGATCTTTGATCACGGCGGGGGCCGATATGCTCGCGGTCGTCACGGGCGTCTTTGCCCAGCCCGATATCACCGCCGCTGCCTGTGCCTATACCAACCTGTTTTCCGAAGGAGACCCATTGAGATGA
- a CDS encoding DUF1640 domain-containing protein — MTSVVELYEALSTAPDDRTRARVIAEAFERVEDRYPHLPELATQGHVRESELRLQREIEQVQANLKLEIEQLRSELKRDIEQLRAELKLDIAQVKIDLLKWLVPLMFAQVAAIAALVKLL; from the coding sequence ATGACTTCGGTCGTCGAATTGTATGAAGCCCTGAGTACAGCGCCTGATGATCGCACCCGCGCCCGGGTGATCGCCGAGGCGTTCGAGCGGGTGGAGGATCGCTATCCGCACCTGCCCGAACTGGCCACCCAAGGGCATGTGCGCGAGTCCGAACTGCGATTGCAAAGAGAGATCGAGCAGGTACAGGCGAACCTCAAGCTCGAGATCGAACAGCTCCGTTCGGAACTCAAACGCGACATCGAACAGCTCCGTGCTGAGCTCAAACTCGATATCGCACAGGTCAAGATCGACCTGTTGAAATGGCTCGTCCCCCTGATGTTTGCTCAGGTTGCGGCGATTGCAGCGCTCGTGAAGCTCCTGTGA
- the thiD gene encoding bifunctional hydroxymethylpyrimidine kinase/phosphomethylpyrimidine kinase: MTKTQRPDRPLVLCVSGHDPSGGAGILADAEAVQAARAFPLTVITALTEQDTCGLARIHPQPPEQIEAHCQRLIQDSPPSALKIGLIGSAAIARMLARFIDRLTTDEQAWIPIVLDTVLATGTGQSVADAALPQTMRDELIPRCTLVTPNLPEARALTGADTPQACAECLLALGAPWVLITGTHEAAPSVTNRLFGANGERHTWDWPRLPGEYHGSGCTLASAIAARLAHGTTLVQAVESAQAYTWQTLERALRTGRCQLTPNRLLDARLKHPLGERAA; the protein is encoded by the coding sequence ATGACGAAGACCCAACGACCCGATCGACCCCTGGTGCTCTGTGTCAGTGGGCACGATCCAAGTGGCGGGGCCGGGATCCTTGCCGATGCCGAGGCGGTACAGGCGGCGCGCGCCTTTCCTCTGACCGTGATCACGGCGCTGACCGAACAGGATACCTGCGGGCTGGCCCGGATCCATCCGCAGCCGCCGGAGCAGATCGAGGCGCACTGTCAACGGCTGATCCAGGACAGTCCGCCCAGCGCGCTCAAGATCGGTCTGATCGGCAGCGCCGCCATTGCCCGAATGTTGGCACGATTCATCGACAGGCTCACGACAGATGAGCAGGCATGGATTCCGATCGTACTGGATACTGTGCTGGCGACGGGCACCGGCCAATCGGTCGCCGATGCCGCCTTGCCCCAGACCATGCGCGATGAGCTCATTCCGCGCTGCACCCTCGTCACGCCCAACCTGCCCGAGGCGCGCGCCCTGACGGGTGCCGACACCCCCCAGGCGTGTGCCGAATGCCTGCTTGCCCTTGGTGCACCCTGGGTGCTGATCACCGGCACCCATGAGGCGGCTCCGTCCGTCACCAATCGACTGTTTGGCGCAAATGGCGAGCGCCACACCTGGGACTGGCCGCGTCTGCCGGGCGAGTATCACGGCTCGGGCTGCACCCTGGCCAGCGCCATTGCCGCGCGTCTGGCGCATGGGACGACGCTGGTGCAGGCGGTAGAATCTGCTCAGGCCTATACCTGGCAGACGCTCGAACGGGCCCTGCGCACGGGGCGCTGTCAACTGACGCCCAATCGGCTCCTCGATGCGCGCCTCAAACACCCACTTGGAGAACGCGCCGCATGA
- a CDS encoding rubredoxin, producing the protein MNTYQCLVCGLIYDEAQGWPDDGIAPGTKWEDVPFDWKCPECGVGKDDFELVRL; encoded by the coding sequence ATGAATACCTATCAATGTCTCGTTTGTGGGCTGATCTATGACGAAGCCCAGGGCTGGCCGGACGACGGTATCGCGCCCGGCACCAAATGGGAAGACGTGCCGTTCGATTGGAAGTGCCCCGAATGCGGCGTCGGTAAGGACGATTTCGAGCTGGTCAGGCTCTAG
- a CDS encoding DUF5063 domain-containing protein yields the protein MDAIISPTRGLETGFDQDLARLARRYCELIENRATQRGVWLARIAELLPRLHAGISSLDATELPPGEPLEPVDLDARFELFSQLRRLLADRDAYWLEFDSVDDGMTAMTGSLADDLTDIYYELKQGLRLFESDPERAVATWASGYRQHWGQHLVDAERHLAMLRSQSRLDL from the coding sequence ATGGACGCCATCATATCTCCCACTCGGGGTCTGGAGACTGGCTTCGATCAGGATCTGGCCAGACTGGCCAGACGTTACTGCGAACTCATTGAGAACCGTGCGACCCAGCGCGGGGTGTGGCTGGCGCGGATCGCCGAGTTGCTGCCGCGCCTGCATGCCGGCATCAGCTCGCTTGATGCCACCGAGCTGCCGCCAGGTGAGCCGCTGGAGCCCGTCGATCTGGACGCGCGTTTCGAGCTCTTCAGCCAGCTGCGCCGCCTGCTGGCCGATCGCGATGCCTACTGGCTCGAATTCGACTCGGTGGACGACGGTATGACCGCCATGACCGGGAGCCTCGCCGACGATCTCACCGACATCTATTATGAGCTCAAGCAGGGACTGAGGCTGTTCGAGTCCGACCCGGAGCGTGCGGTTGCGACCTGGGCGTCGGGTTACAGGCAGCATTGGGGACAGCATCTAGTCGATGCCGAACGCCATCTGGCCATGCTCCGATCACAGTCGCGGCTCGATCTCTAG
- a CDS encoding HesB/IscA family protein — MSLVITEADLTLTGAAQAKMSDLFRQVDDGVQGVRVFATAGGCSGVSFGMTFTDVINEDDGVLAFDGFKVIVDDGTLEYLRGVEIDFVDQGDGNASFIFNNLPRVGGGCGSCGSSSGGGCS; from the coding sequence ATGTCCCTGGTGATCACCGAAGCGGACCTGACACTGACCGGGGCGGCCCAGGCCAAGATGAGCGATCTGTTCCGGCAGGTTGACGACGGCGTGCAGGGTGTGCGCGTCTTCGCCACCGCCGGCGGCTGTAGCGGTGTCAGTTTCGGCATGACCTTCACCGACGTCATCAACGAGGATGACGGCGTTCTGGCCTTCGACGGCTTCAAAGTCATCGTCGATGACGGGACCCTCGAATATCTGCGCGGCGTCGAGATCGATTTCGTCGACCAGGGCGACGGCAACGCCAGCTTCATCTTCAACAACCTGCCACGGGTGGGTGGTGGCTGCGGGAGTTGCGGCTCGTCCTCGGGTGGCGGTTGCTCCTGA
- the argC gene encoding N-acetyl-gamma-glutamyl-phosphate reductase: protein MIRVGIVGGTGYTGAELLRLLVRHPQATPVVITSRTESGLPVAEMFPHLRGRLDLRFSEPDPCVLAECDLVFFATPNGTAMQSVPELLEHGTRVIDLAADFRLKDPALWERWYGMPHQCPELLDEAVYGLPEVNRGAIRHARLVANPGCYPTAVTLGLLPLLERHAVDPSWLIADAKSGVSGAGRKAETNLLMAEVGESFKAYAVSGHRHLPEIVQTLQICTGIEVGLTFVPHLVPMIRGIEATLYARLIENDLDLVALYQSRYADEPFVDFMTSGNPDTRSVRGSNDCRIAVARQGEVVIVQSVIDNLVKGAAGQAVQNMNLMFGFEETLGLEALALLP, encoded by the coding sequence ATGATCCGAGTCGGAATCGTCGGCGGTACCGGCTATACGGGTGCCGAGCTGCTGCGTCTGCTGGTGCGTCACCCTCAGGCGACGCCCGTCGTCATTACCTCGCGCACTGAGTCCGGTCTGCCGGTGGCCGAGATGTTTCCGCATCTGCGCGGTCGGTTGGATCTGCGCTTCAGCGAGCCCGATCCCTGTGTCCTGGCCGAGTGCGATCTGGTCTTCTTCGCCACGCCTAACGGCACGGCGATGCAGTCCGTCCCCGAGCTGCTCGAACATGGCACGCGCGTCATCGATCTGGCTGCCGATTTTCGGTTGAAGGATCCCGCGCTCTGGGAGCGCTGGTATGGGATGCCGCATCAGTGTCCGGAGCTGCTCGATGAGGCCGTCTATGGTCTGCCCGAAGTCAACCGTGGGGCGATCCGGCATGCCCGGCTTGTCGCCAATCCAGGTTGCTATCCCACGGCCGTGACCCTGGGTCTTCTGCCGCTGCTCGAACGGCACGCGGTCGATCCGTCCTGGCTGATCGCCGATGCCAAGTCGGGTGTGAGCGGTGCCGGTCGCAAGGCCGAGACCAATCTGCTGATGGCTGAGGTCGGCGAGAGCTTCAAGGCCTATGCGGTGAGCGGCCATCGGCATCTGCCCGAGATCGTCCAGACCCTCCAGATCTGCACTGGGATCGAGGTCGGCCTGACCTTCGTGCCGCATCTAGTGCCCATGATCCGCGGCATCGAGGCCACGCTCTATGCACGCCTGATCGAGAATGACCTGGATCTCGTTGCCCTCTACCAGTCGCGCTATGCCGATGAGCCCTTTGTCGACTTCATGACCAGCGGCAACCCGGACACGCGCTCGGTGCGCGGCTCCAATGACTGCCGGATCGCGGTCGCGCGTCAGGGTGAGGTGGTGATCGTGCAGTCGGTGATCGACAACCTGGTCAAGGGTGCGGCCGGGCAGGCGGTGCAGAACATGAACCTCATGTTCGGATTCGAAGAGACGCTTGGTCTGGAAGCCCTGGCCCTGTTGCCTTGA
- the erpA gene encoding iron-sulfur cluster insertion protein ErpA gives MNAETDLEPPLIFTASAASKVAELIREEGNPGLMLRVYIQGGGCSGFQYGFTFDEEVQDGDTEIVTDGVKLLVDPMSLQYLVGAEIDYTEGLQGAQFVIRNPNATTTCGCGSSFSA, from the coding sequence ATGAACGCCGAAACCGATCTCGAACCACCACTGATCTTTACCGCATCCGCCGCGTCCAAGGTCGCTGAGCTCATCCGTGAGGAGGGCAATCCCGGACTCATGTTGCGCGTCTATATCCAGGGTGGAGGCTGCTCCGGGTTCCAGTATGGTTTCACCTTCGACGAGGAGGTACAGGACGGTGATACCGAGATCGTGACCGATGGGGTCAAGCTGCTCGTCGATCCCATGAGTCTGCAATATCTGGTGGGTGCCGAGATCGACTATACGGAAGGGTTGCAAGGGGCTCAGTTCGTCATTCGCAACCCGAACGCGACCACGACCTGCGGTTGCGGTTCTTCGTTCTCGGCCTGA